One genomic region from Danio aesculapii chromosome 24, fDanAes4.1, whole genome shotgun sequence encodes:
- the cbln2b gene encoding cerebellin-2b encodes MVPAACPGPFAMLALVFLLGCGIGLCLGQNDTEPIVLEGKCLVVCDSNPSSDGGVTSSLGISVRSGSAKVAFSAVRGTNHEPSEMSNTSMTIYFDQVLVNIGNHFDLKASVFTAPRRGIYSFSFHVVKVYNRQTIQVNLMQNEYPVISAFAGDQDVTREAASNGVLLMVEREDRVYLKLERGNLMGGWKYSTFSGFLVFPL; translated from the exons ATGGTGCCAGCAGCCTGTCCCGGACCCTTTGCCATGCTGGCTCTCGTTTTTCTCCTGGGATGTGGCATAGGGCTCTGTCTGGGCCAGAATGACACCGAGCCCATCGTTCTGGAGGGAAAGTGTCTGGTGGTGTGCGACTCCAACCCCTCTTCTGACGGAGGAGTCACCTCTTCGCTCGGGATATCTGTGCGTTCCGGCAGCGCCAAAGTGGCTTTTTCGGCAGTCAGAGGGACAAACCATGAGCCTTCAGAGATGAGCAACACATCCATGACCATCTATTTTGACCAG gTCTTAGTAAACATTGGCAATCATTTCGACCTAAAAGCGAGTGTGTTTACCGCGCCACGGAGAGGAATATACAGTTTCAGCTTTCATGTGGTCAAGGTCTACAACAGACAAACCATACAG GTGAACCTGATGCAGAACGAATACCCGGTCATTTCTGCTTTTGCCGGGGATCAGGATGTCACGCGAGAAGCGGCGAGTAACGGAGTTCTACTGATGGTGGAGCGCGAGGATCGAGTCTATCTCAAGTTGGAAAGAGGGAATCTAATGGGCGGATGGAAATACTCCACGTTCTCTGGATTTTTAGTCTTTCCTCTATAA